The window AGTCAGGTTTAGAGTAAGCCAACAAgcatttctttgctctttttcccaGATATTTTCTGTAAAGCCTCATTTCCTCCCATAATTACATGAACACTCACATACACGGACGTAGTCACATAAGCATAGATACATATTTACTtactttaatataataaaaattatctcaagggtatatttctgaaaaagaatatgaaaatgaatatatgtacatatatgtatgactgaaacattatgctgtacaccagaaattgacatgttgtaactgactgtacttcaataaaaaaagagtatATTTCTGTCGCTGCCCTACTTTCAGATCTGTTTCTGTGTGGCTAAGCAAAAGCAAATTTAACTTCAGCTCCTGTTGCCTTGGCCTAGAGTTACAGTTGAGTCTCGCTTCTCAAGGCCTGCACTGTAAAGAAGCAACTTTGCTAGAAAAATTATCCAAATGAGGGAGGCATCCTGGGGACAAGTAACAGAAAGAGATAAGGATATAGTTGATGTCAGACTCTAGACACTGAGGCTGCTGTGAGCCTTTCAGTAAAATCCTGCCTTTTTGGTCTTCTGTTCTGGCAGAAGCAGAGCTTTCTTAATCACAGCAAAATGGAAGTGCTTCTCATTTCTCTGGAAACACGATGCATTTGCTCCTTATTTACCAGTCATTTGTGCACATTTACTGATACTTTGATTAGGGGGTCATAACATATTAGAAattatcaactttttaaaaaacgatCAATCTTGGCTCACTggaataatgataaaaattactAGGGCATTAGTAAGAACTGTCCTGTTTTATAGCTGCCGTGGGATTtatttaaccaagaaaaaaaaggtagGGCTCAACTGGTATTTGGTAGTGCAGAGTTTATACAGCATAAGTGGCTGTATAAGAGCTTTTGATTCTTTAAGTGGGCTGGATTAACTTTAAGAAGTGTAGTATATGTAAAAAATAGTACAGGTATGCCAAGTTTTGTTTATAGTCATGTTCCCTCATGTAACCGTGAACTTTGTGTCTCCTTTGAAGTGGGAATTGAAGAAGCTGCCAATCTTATAGCTTGTGTCTTTTCCCTAGCAACGCTTGGATGCACTGAGGGTATTAGTCAGGTAGGCAGAATTAAGATGCTTTACCTGGGACTTCTGTTTGTATCTTCATAATTTttactctttctcatttttttttaattcttatactCTCAAATAACTTCTAACTGATAGTGTTTTACTTCTACTAaagatggtcttttttttttttcgaagatggtcttttatttcatttatttcttcctttatttggGAGAAATTTTAATGTGTAGACTGTTTAGAAGATACTGTATATTTCAATGAATATCTGCCCACATATAAAGTCCATTAACTATAACATTGCATAAATTGTTACTTCtgcaataatttttctttaatttatctgTCTTACATGTCCCTTGCTGCCTCTTACTTTGTTCCTGGGAACTTCCCAGTAGAATTAAActaatcagctttttttttattcctgttgacacactagaaaaaaaatctaaattaaaggaaaataattttaggatGGCAGACAGCATTGTCTTAGATGttagatacaaattactatgcataaaataggtaagtaatagggatatattgtatagcacagggaattgttattgtaattattataatttgttgTTATCTTGTAAGAACTTTCAAAggattataatttataaagatacttaatcactatggtgtacatctgaaactaacataatattgtaaatcaattatacttcaataaaaaagtctTATTCAGAAGGCCATCCTCCTTTCTTTCATAGAATGTAAATGGATTTTTTCTGCTCTATTTCaccatctttaaatatttttgcttacctaaaaaagaaaacaaaactgtcaaCCTACCAGTTACCCGAGGACTTctgcctctttatttttttaatcctaattATGGGACATTTGGCAGAATATCAGATTTCATGCCAGTTTCTTGAAAAGGATTATAGTGAGGGTGAGGAAaaggatatatataaaatatataatataatataatatagatatatacaaGATTATATTGTGGATGAGtcacttttataagaaaaaattaatcagattAATGATTCTCAAGTTTTTTGGTAAGCTTTGCTACAAAAATAAAAGGTGCTTGGCATGCTTCTTTAAAAGgagagtaatttatttttctcacacatTTCTAGAACAAACATTTAATATGGATACAGAACAGGTTGTAAATGGGTGAATCTTGAATGGTGGGTCATCTTCATTTTTCCCCATTTGCTCCTCTTATTTAGTCATCAAAACCTATCCTATCTACCTCAGAATTACACTTCTACCTTACAAATCTATCAGGTCTCTAATTCCAGTCTTGTCCTTTTTCAGTCCTTGGCACTGGTGTGATTGTAATCTTCCCAAAacatatgtttaaaatactttagaGGTTCCctgtcacatttaaaataaaatccaaactccttagcatGGCATAACTAAATAGTCCAGGTCCAACCTGTGATTCTCATTTTCAGAGATTCTCCAGTATTTACCTTGTATTTAAGTTGCGCCAGATTACTAGCACTTCCCCCAAATTCTACATATTagacctaagaaaatatttaatgacaataTTATTGGTTTTAATGAAACTATGATTGATAAGTTTGCTTCCATTAAAGCtaggaaagtaaaatttaattctgctttttttgtagataaaatatttcaacttAATGATGTGACTTTTAATGTATctacttttcagtgttttcaaCTGCTTTAATGTTCTGGAGAAACATGAACCATTCAAGAATACACAAAAACATGTATATGGGGcctacatttttccttttgcctcacaCGCCAGTATGGTTCGGTATGGcattgtctttatttaaaattttgatattttgttcatcatgtaTTTTtgcactaatttttatttttaaaacaattgcattaaaatatttataatgattactgagttttttggCATCCTCTTAAATTTTGCACACAAGGTGAATACCTTACTCACCCCACCCTTATTCCATCCCTATTTGAGGTCCTTAAATACGTTAATTATCTATTTGCAACTAGTGGGCATCTGAAAATATTGTAGTTGAGATATAGGGCTTTTATTTCTGGAAGTGGTTTCCACCACCTCTCTACTTCTTAGTGTAGAGTTCAGAGTTCTGAAGTGgggacaaattttattttattttaaaaataatatttattttttgaataggtaatataGTCAcgattcaaaattcaaaaggcatAGAGAAAAGATATATAGGAAAAAGTCTCCTTCTCACTCGCAACCCCTAACCACCTAGTTCCACTGCCCAGAGCCAACCAATGTTAACAATATCCTTCAAGAGACAGTGTATTCTTATTCAAGCAAATGTGTACAAATATTTTACTCCCTCCCTTTTACACAAATGGCAGCATATTGTCTTGAAtcttgctgttttaatttaaCATATGCATTTGAGCTCACTCCATATCAGTATTTAAAGAGGTTcctaataaatacataaataaaataaagaggttCCTCATTTTGCACATGTGAGTATATCTGTAGGATGAATTCCTAGAAGTCAGATTTCTGGAATAGGTTTATACATCTATAATTTGGTAGGTATTGCTAAACTGCTTTCCATGAAGGTGGTACCAATGTTTACAGTCCCACCAGTAATGCAAAAAGTACCTGTTTCCTTGCACCCACAGAGATGGTATCTCTgtataggttttaaaaatttctcttaaacATCTTTTCACACGTTCAAGAGCCATTTGCATTCCCATTTCTTTGAGTTGTCTCTTTATATCCTTTTCCCACATATCTTTTGAATgattagtattttattattaacttgtAGGTGCCCTTTATGGAATAAGGAAATTAGTCCTTTGtagaaaagtttcaaatatttgttccccatttaatttttcttttaactttgccTATGGAAGTTTTTGCTGTTCAGAATTTTTTATGTAGACAAAATCaataactttttctcttttggcttcTGAGTTTTGTGTGAAGTGGAGAAGTTTGATGAAAgctcactgaaaaataaagaccGAAAGGGATCTTGGTAATCACTGCATCAGTAAGGAGGAAAATCAGAGTTGATTGTCAGAAATTTGTAAAATTCAATAACCTTTCAGTTTCCCCACATTTATTCTGTGTGTTGTCCCATGTCTATTTCCTCATGGTGATTCAAAGCAAAACTCTTAATACTAAGAGCCTATATGCTTGTCTTACAGAGAATGGGATGAATTAGGAATAATAGTTAATCGGATGGGAAGAAGAACCTGAGGGTTGGCAGctctaagaaaagaaagaaaatgaagcatcCCTGGGACCTgcctttgggaaagaaaaagaagaaagcgcTTGAAAAGTGAGGATCAGCTGTTTTGACCTGGTGGTATATCCTGCCACAAAATGGTGTTGAAGCATAGCTGTTCAGAAAAAGAACCAGGCCATGCAGATAATGTTCATCTAGCAATATCATGACTATGTGAAATTTCAAATTTGAATAACAGTGGTTTAGTACACAGGTCAGTCACGTTATGTAGCAAAAGGTTTAAGCTTTAAGGAAATAACTTTAGGTCTGAAATATAGTTTAACAAATACCTTTGGCCCTCAGTATCTGCAGGTTCCGCTTCTGTGGATTtaaccaactgtggatcaaaaatactaaaaaaattccagaaagttccaaaaaacagAACTTTCATTTCTTGCACTATGGCAACAATTTATGTAGTGTTTACGTTGTATTAGGTATACAGGAGGATGtctgtaggttatatgcaaatactacattttatataagggacttaagCATCTGCAGATTTGGGTATctatggggggtggggtgggggtgtcctaGAACCAGTCCTCCTGGAAGGATGACTGTACTGCTGAGTCCTGACTCCCcactgcttcttttcctttttgtctttctaaTCCTTCCTTCTTACCTGATCAGAATACAGTGTcaaaactcaaatatttttttttttagcttgtttCTCAATTTTCCTGTGAAACATTTACAGAACATCGTTATCTGTGAGTCATCTTGTAACTTTAAGGATTCCTTAAATTGTAGGGCAGCAATAAATTCCAGGGGTTACCCAGACACTGCGGATGGTTATTTGTGTAACTTCCTCTCTGCAACTGTTTCAATGTGATCAGTTATCTTCCACTCTTCCCAGTCACTGTTGCTGCCCTTGAATCCCAAGGCATCCTCTTATTGACACATTGAATACCCTCCCTCTTTTCCCATCATCTGTTTTACTACCTCTCCACTTTACCCCAGATTTCTCTCTCACAGCTCTCTCATCTTCCCAACGTGTCTCCTCCTGTCCATCCCTCACCTCCACTATCAGAATTCAATCCTCCAGTCTCTTTCGTGAACTAGCAAAAtacctttattattattctctGTCTTAACCCAACTACCATACAGCTGCTAAAATGATCTTTCTAAATGCATATATGAGGGTAAGGGGAAgagcttcatttatttaaagcaattctatattttttgaaagtttaaaaacatgaatgTAGTATTTTAGTCATGAAACAAGTACAGATATTACTCCACTGTTTAAAATCCTCTAACAGCTTTCCACTGATTGCAAGATAAAACTCAAACTTCTTAATATTGCATGCTGTTTTAGCTTTGCTGCTTCATCAGTTAGCTTCATGAAGTGActtcttgcctttctcttgttCTCCCAGACAACTCTGTCAGGGTTATCaaagatgctcagttctgaataaTAGTAACAAATATTAGCTACCTAAAGCATCTGCAGTGTGCCAAGTGCTTTGCATGTAATCTCATTTTTCAACCCTAAAAGGCACTaccatgtaaatttttttttaaagaaactgaggatcagaagTTAGGTGACTTCCCTAATGTCACAGTTACTGGCAGAGTCAGTATTTGAACACAGTTCTGCCTAACTCTAAAACTTAGGCTCTTtccagactcagagacatagaaaacgaggttatggttatcagaggggtaagggggaagggtgggataaattgggagtttgcaaTTGGctgatacaaattactatgtacagaatagataaataagatcctactgtatagtacaaggaactatagtcaatggcttgtagtaacctgtaatgaaaaagaatatgaaaaagaataaatatatatgtatgtataactgaatcactatgctgtacactggaaattaatacaacattgtaaatctaaataaataaataaataggtcaggtataaaaaaacaaaaataaaaaaataagtcatatagtctaaccaaaaaaacaaaaaacgagaaacaaaaacaaccaaaaaacaaaacaaaacataaaaacaggCTCTTTCCATTATACCATGCTATATCCAGAATGAAATGTTTCAGTCACTCTGGCCCCACCTTTTAGAGAAACATTACTTCTTGTCTTTAAATACATTAGAAGGCAGGTTAGTAGAGTCATTCAGGCCATGAGCTCTGGAGtcaaactgcctgggttcaaattccaacCCTAAaacttattagctgtgtaaccttgagtAAGTTAATTTCTCCAAGTTTCatcttctccatctgtaaaatgaatatgttaaaaatagTTCCTCTTGCACAgagttttaattcttaaaaagatGATCCACTGCAAAATACTTAGTACAATGTGTGACAAATGGTATGTATATCCTCAATAAAGCATAGCTACTATTATATTAGAGATACATCTCAAAATTCTGTTGGATCTTTCGTTCATCTGGAGTTCCTGATCAGTACATCTGAATCCTGGTTTGCCATATTCTAAATGTCCCTTCTATGCATTTCTGCATAGCAGAAAAGTACCATAATTATATTGTATAGGCTTTGCCTTCTTGAGAGTGATTTTTCCAAGATAGAGCTTTGGCTGCACAACACAAATGTTATTAGTTCATACATTAAATGGCTAATTGCTCAACTGCTGCTCACTTAAGGTGTTACAGAAGGTAATGACTTGATTGTCAAATTGCTTTAGCATTTCTTATGTAAGTGCTAAAAATAgcaattcagttattttattgcAGGATTCATTGTTCTTGCCCTCTGTGTAGTGATCAGTTCCACTTGCTTGTCTTCAAAGTGGGACCTGGAGATGGCCAGAGTAACCTCCTGGTATATATTCTTATCTGCTCTTCTGTTGGTTCATTTTGTGTCAGGTATCAAGTTTGGACATTGCCTTGAAACTACTGTTTTAGAAAAGCCAATCACAAAACCAGCCCAGGGCTGGATACTCTTGTGATTTACTGTATAAGCATAAAATAACTATCTGAACAGGGCCTTGGATATTTTCAGTACCTATGCAGTCATTCCCATgtagtatttctttttccctaCTGCTGTCATGGCCTACTATGCCATTCTTTTCAAGGAATGGCAGCATATGGCCCTCACTAACTTAAGTTACCACCTGTGGTTTCCTTTCCATAGTTGGCCTTTTTAGCTCCATACATTTTGAGATGTCCCTTTTGGTCTGTACCTGTTGCCCTTTGACTTGAGATCAATAAATCTACACAATACCCTTACTCCTCCATGGAATGAAAATGAGGGTTACCTGACTTTTCTCCATCAACCTCTTTTGAGTCCAGAAGATGCCAACAAAAGTGAGGCTGAAAGAGACTATGAAGAGTCTTAAAAGAAGCACTATTGGGAAGATTTTGGGTTAAAATCTCCCACAGGCCAAAATTTTGGACTAAGGTATTGATACAGGGAAAATTGGTTTAAAAAGGACCATCAAGTGCTTTCCATGTAAAGGCTATTTTACATTGGGTTTATTGATTTGTTATGTTTGATTCAAACTTCTCCTGGAGATTTGTTAGCATAAATGAATGTCAAAATCCTGCTTGATTTCCTTGTATCTGTTATCCCGGATGTTCATTCGTGGACTCACGGGCAGGGGGCCTTAGGATTAGTCTGGTTCCAGTTTTCACAGTATGCCTGAATAAACCCTAGAGGTCCTGAGACAGTGCCTTAGGGACCAGGgagggtgcagggggagggggaggagactACAGCAAGCAGGCCTGGTCCAGATACCCCCCGCCACCAGAGCAGctttgcttttctattattttatgtcTTAGGCTTCTTTTCACTTCAGGAGAAGTCTGCTAACCCAATCCTTTTGTTTTACAGTTGTCTTGAATTTTCTACCCTGAATATTGAAACAGGGACTTTGAATGTCATGAGGGCTGATAGTACCCTTTCTATCAAGGttctggaaataaatttctgagacggattaaaaaacaaacaagaactcAAATTGTTGCTCTGGTACTTAACCTCTTAGAGGATGTGGGCAAATGGTCtaccttttctttccccttatcTTGTGTCTAGTAGTGTCAAACACATACTGGGTGTTCGGGCATATTGCATGAATCTGACAGACCCTCTTTCTCACTATGTACAGTAGCTGAGCAAGCATAATGctttataaaacaaagacaatatAAATTTGTGTCTAAATATAATGAGAATACTTCAACAGGTAATGAAGAATATGGGATAATGatatagtaaaaatatataaaataatatataataaaaagagtgaagaatagaaggaaaagacTAAAGGATCCTTCCTTTATGACTCGAGGTTTTACATGAACACACtcaattttaaagggaaaaaaatcaacggGGGCATATAGATCCAAGGCATATGCCAGATGCCCATGCTAAAAGCCTGGTTTCTCCTGGACTTCAAAATGCCAGTATTCTTACtaccctgctgctgctgctactactagTACGACTTCTTTACCATGTACACGTTATCCAAACAGCAGCCAGGCACTCCTAAATTCATCGTATCACATCACTCGTCTGCTAAAACCCCTCAAGTAGCTCCCCATCTTGCTTGATAAAAGCCAAGTCCTCACAATGGCTTAAAATGCCCTACACAACCAGTACATGTTCCCACCCACCCCTAATCctgttctgtctgtttttttttgggggggtggtggtaattaggcttacttatttatttttttggaggaggtccttgggaccttgtgcatgctaaccaaGCGCTCTAcaacttgaactataccctccctgcccctgttCTGTCTCTGACTCTATTTCTTACCATTCTCCCTACTCATTTTACTCCAGCCATACTGACTTTTGACCCTTCTTCTACATTGGCATCATAGCATGTGGTTCCCACCTTGGGGCCTTTGGACTTACCCTTGTCACCCCTCCCTGAAATGTTCTCCTCTTAGATCATGTGGCTTGATCACTTAGTTCTTTCATGTCTCTGCTGAAATGCCACCTTCCCAAGGAGGCCTTCTCCAACCATCTTTATCTAGAATAACAGTGCCCCGCAAACATTCCCTGACACCCTCACTCTGTTCTCCACAGCACTCATTATACTGACACACCGGTgtgctgcctccttcccctcactAAAACATAACCTCCACATGGGACTGTTCCTGTGCCCTGCTGAAATCCTGGCACCAAAAACGGTGTCTGGCTGAGGAAGtacttaaatgtttgttgaactgtTTTCAAGAGTTTACAGAATTTCCTTGTAGTGGCTATCTGGTGGGAAGTTCAACAGGGACTTGAGgcttctaaaatgtttatttcccaaCTTTCATGAATGTGCACTAGAGGCTCCCAACAAGTAGTTCCTTTCACTTTAGGTCTACAATCCAGTCTAGTAGGATCTGATGAGGAGGGGGATCCAGTCACTATAATCTCTTCTGCTACACTCAGGGAATTGACTGTCAGCACTGAATTCCTTTCCTCCCCCATCTCATCTCAAGGTTCTTTTCTCACAAAAAGGACCCCAGGGATCTGGGATCCTTGGAATACAGGGCCATAACTTGCACAGAACAGGCACCCAGGCTGACTACATTTCAGCCTTGGAGCTAGCCCACACCAGATCTCTTCTGGGTGCAGGTGATAACCAAAACAGAAAGCCTTCTCAATCACAGATTTCAATCTTGTAGAagcatttatttcagtgattAAAAGAATGCAGTAAATGGAATCTATACTGATGTACATTAGGCATGCACCTCTACCTGAAATTGCTGTTAGTTTTTGACAGGCCTAAATCTTtataacttatttattcatttaggcacatctttgaattattttggaTGGACCCTGATATACAGGGTAAGTTAACTTCTTCCTTGTGGCAGTTTAGTATGAGAATTACGTTCACTGGCTAGATTCCTTTAACTAAAGGCCTCTAGACTCTCAGGCTACCTGTACTACCTCAAGACCATACTTGATATAGATATTCAAGTAAATCACAGTATAAGGGAGGGAGATAATCTAGAAAGCTGAAATGTACTGTATGAATATTCCATACATCTTTTTCCAGCACTGATAGTCAAACACTAGATAAGGAGGCCTACAGTTATGTACCAAATTACTCTTCCCCCACTACCGCCCTTTCTGAGAGCTAAAGATGTATATCAATCTCCCCAGAAATCTGAAAGGAACCCACGCAAATCATAGATTTTTACCTATGTGGTCCCGCTATCAAACTATAGAGCAGTTCCACTATTAAAATTATAGGAAGCAATTAGTGGGACTTTGAGAAAAGCATCATCCCACATACAGTGATATATGCATTTAGTAGagttttccattcatctgtcaattgTTTTCACATGATTAGCATTAAAAACCACAACCCAAAACATATTTGACCCTCAaatcccacacacacaaaaattggtCTTTGTTCATTCTCAGATGACAGGATGTCCCAAGAGTGACAAAGGTGGGAGCCAATTTCCCCAAAGACTTTTCTTCAACCATCACATCAACGGCTCTTCATTTCTTGAACTACCTTCCTTTTCCAAAAAGGTAATGCTGAGATCAGTCAGAAAGGCTTTCTGAGAAGACTGGCTTGGATTTCTGGGTCTGTTCCAGTCGATTCAAGATGAACTGGCTTGTATCAATGAAGCGCTCAACGCAGTTCACAAAACAGGCCTCAGCCCGACTGTCCAACTTTGGCCCAGGCTTGTCCATGCACTTTTCCTGCTCAGGACAAGATACAgaatcacaaagggaacttgacaaaaaaaaaaaaaaaaggtgggggaggacTTCTTGTTGCTCAGAGGAAAAACTTCACTTAAAAACAGTATCTGATATGTTAATAGTTCACATTTGAGTTCACATTTGGCAGCTTACTCTGAGGCAATTTTCTATAAGCCTTACattaaattctcacaacaaccctacagAATAGATATTattaatcttcattttacaaagaggGAAGCTGTGACACAGAGATAACTTTGTCCTAAGTCACAGGGCCAGAAAAATGGTGGAGCTGAGATATTCAAAGCAAGATAAACGGCAAAATACAAGTgagattataaaaatgaaaaaaagtgtaaaaaaagaaaaaaagaaataaaaagaaatacaagtgaaGTTAATCCTTTGCTGAATTTGGTTAGAACTCTACAATGCTGCTTGCATTAAATGCCTTTAAATTAGCTGCAGAATAAAAGGTTGAAAGGATAAATCACTGCAGCAAGACACCCTAAAacttaccaaaggaaaaaaaaatctatgaccCAAGATTCTGTAACCTTGTCTACTTAAGCCAGAGGCTCTTGAATCCTctcaaaatgaatggaaaattatATGAATTTACCTAAAGGGCCCACAGCTTTCAGATTCTTAAAGCAGTCCTTAACCACATCCCATCCTGGCCCAAATGTAatgaatcagattttaaaaaaaaaaaaattggggggagagtaattaggtttattttttttaatgaagtgctgCGgtattgaacccaagacctcgtgcatcctagacatgcgctctaccactgagctataccctccctctgtaatgaatcagatttttaaaaagaatcaaaggaCTCTGGTTCAGGGCAGACAGGAGTTAAGTAAGCATTTGTTAAGGGTCAGAGTCCGACAATACTTATGGTTCGAATGAATTTTGTTCATTATTCTCTATCGTGCACAGAAGCCTTAGACTCTCCACTTCCAAGGAATATTATCCTTGCTTCTGAATTCTGTGAATTTTGTATGTCAAGGCAGGGCAGTTATGCTGTCCTTGGCAGCCAGAGAAAACTTTGATTCCAAGCTGCAAA is drawn from Camelus ferus isolate YT-003-E chromosome X, BCGSAC_Cfer_1.0, whole genome shotgun sequence and contains these coding sequences:
- the TIMM8A gene encoding mitochondrial import inner membrane translocase subunit Tim8 A; the protein is MDSSSSSSATGLGSVDPQLQHFIEVETQKQRFQQLVHQMTELCWEKCMDKPGPKLDSRAEACFVNCVERFIDTSQFILNRLEQTQKSKPVFSESLSD